A window of the Halopseudomonas phragmitis genome harbors these coding sequences:
- a CDS encoding class I SAM-dependent rRNA methyltransferase, whose protein sequence is MSLPSLRLKSNSDRRIKAGHLWVFSNEVDTAQTPLTLFEPGQEVSLETASGKSLGLACVSPNNLICARLHSRDSKHRLDKSLLVHRIKVALSLRERLFDQPFYRLVYGDSDLLPGLVVDRFGDYLVVQIGTPGMERVREAIVEALVQVLKPAGILFKNDSGARAQEDLPSYVEAAHGEVPERVALIENGVRFEAPVWTGQKTGWFYDHRMNRARLAPYVKGKRVLDLFSYIGGWGVQAAAFGASEVMCVDISAPALDQVEHNAELNGVAEKMAVVEGNVLDALRELKAADERFDVVIADPPAFIKKRKDIRNGEQAYRRLNEQAMRMLNKDGILVSASCSMHLAEDNLRDILNASARHLDRHLVITERGFQGPDHPLHPAIPETGYIKSLFCRVLPV, encoded by the coding sequence ACCCCGTTGACCCTGTTCGAGCCGGGCCAGGAAGTCAGCCTGGAAACCGCCTCCGGCAAATCTCTGGGGCTGGCCTGTGTAAGCCCCAACAATCTGATCTGTGCCCGCCTGCACAGTCGTGACAGCAAGCATCGGCTGGACAAGTCGTTGCTGGTGCACCGGATCAAGGTGGCCCTGAGTCTGCGCGAGAGGCTCTTCGATCAGCCGTTCTACCGGCTGGTCTATGGTGACTCGGATCTGCTGCCCGGGCTGGTAGTCGACCGGTTTGGTGATTATCTGGTGGTGCAGATTGGTACGCCGGGCATGGAGCGGGTGCGTGAGGCGATTGTCGAGGCGCTGGTTCAGGTGCTCAAGCCGGCCGGTATCCTGTTCAAGAACGACAGCGGTGCGCGGGCCCAGGAAGATTTGCCGTCCTACGTCGAGGCGGCTCACGGCGAGGTGCCCGAGCGAGTGGCGCTGATCGAGAACGGCGTGCGCTTCGAAGCCCCGGTCTGGACTGGGCAGAAAACCGGCTGGTTCTACGATCACCGCATGAACCGGGCGCGCCTTGCTCCTTACGTCAAGGGCAAACGGGTACTGGATCTGTTCAGTTATATCGGCGGTTGGGGGGTGCAGGCGGCGGCGTTTGGCGCCAGCGAAGTGATGTGTGTGGATATTTCCGCGCCGGCGCTGGATCAGGTCGAGCACAATGCCGAACTCAACGGCGTGGCGGAAAAGATGGCGGTGGTCGAGGGCAATGTGCTTGATGCCCTGCGCGAACTCAAGGCCGCCGACGAGCGTTTCGATGTGGTGATTGCCGATCCGCCGGCATTCATCAAGAAGCGCAAGGATATCCGCAATGGCGAACAAGCCTATCGGCGTCTGAATGAGCAGGCCATGCGTATGCTCAACAAGGACGGCATTCTGGTGTCGGCGTCTTGCTCAATGCATCTGGCCGAAGACAACCTGCGTGACATCCTCAATGCGTCGGCCCGGCATCTGGACCGGCATCTGGTGATCACCGAGCGAGGCTTCCAGGGTCCGGATCATCCGTTACATCCGGCGATCCCGGAAACCGGTTACATCAAGTCATTGTTTTGCCGGGTATTACCGGTCTGA
- a CDS encoding putative bifunctional diguanylate cyclase/phosphodiesterase, with translation METAARKLLLVETNQDKREHLLSLCRDLPDTTFDVEVCTRPKEAINRLASGAFHACLLPNDLGLLRDARRVATGTLYLLISDGGSAHSDSSALEDGADDILQRTRLDAELLQRALIHAQSRRSSGLRLAQQAKQDPLTGLGNRALLEEELDRLLLRSKRSQEGFALLYIDLDYFKQINDSFGHGLGDLLLAVIANRLRRSMRQDDLIARIGGDEFVALLHDLHDPNDAALIASKIIHTLSEPITLSGHHLLISASVGIATYPEHGQSAAELLQHADQALYRAKANGRNGYSFYCPSEEAHTRTNLDIEQGLRHGLLEGQFRLHYQPIVDTQQGDTVAWEALLRWQHPQLGLLTPDAFLKLAEHSGLILPMGHWVIAQALEAVQQWQNAGINCRLSINLSDRELKQPRFADQLRQLLTKSKVDPRMVQLELREEALLKHASQASKLCKGLSELGVDIWLDHFGEEYGALGYLARLPIKGIKLDTRSMQDGNDSEYANYLRNLINLSRGMGKQVTANFVENAQCANQLSHWGGHYLQGYWIGKPRPLEEVLDQSQPLILSST, from the coding sequence ATGGAAACCGCTGCCCGCAAGCTGTTGCTGGTTGAAACGAATCAGGACAAGCGTGAGCACCTGCTCAGCTTGTGCCGGGATTTGCCCGACACGACGTTCGATGTCGAGGTCTGTACACGCCCGAAAGAAGCCATCAACCGCCTTGCCAGCGGTGCCTTTCATGCCTGTCTGTTACCCAATGATCTCGGCCTGTTGCGCGATGCCCGACGCGTGGCCACGGGCACCCTGTACCTGCTGATCAGCGACGGCGGCTCAGCGCACAGTGATAGCAGCGCGCTGGAAGATGGCGCCGACGATATCTTGCAGCGCACCCGTCTGGACGCCGAACTTCTGCAGCGCGCCCTGATCCATGCCCAGTCACGCCGCAGCAGTGGCCTGCGTCTGGCCCAACAGGCCAAGCAGGACCCCCTGACCGGGCTGGGCAACCGAGCCCTGCTGGAAGAAGAACTGGATCGTCTGTTGCTGCGCAGCAAGCGCAGCCAGGAAGGCTTTGCCCTGCTGTACATTGACCTGGATTACTTCAAACAGATCAACGACAGCTTCGGCCATGGCCTGGGTGACCTGCTGCTGGCGGTGATCGCCAACCGGCTGCGCCGCAGCATGCGCCAGGATGACCTGATCGCCCGGATCGGCGGTGATGAATTCGTCGCGTTGCTGCATGACCTGCATGACCCCAACGACGCAGCGCTGATTGCCAGCAAGATCATTCACACCCTGAGCGAGCCCATCACCCTGAGCGGCCATCATCTGCTGATTTCCGCCAGCGTCGGCATCGCCACCTATCCCGAACACGGCCAGTCCGCCGCTGAACTGCTGCAGCATGCCGACCAGGCGCTGTATCGGGCCAAGGCCAATGGCCGCAACGGCTACAGCTTCTATTGCCCAAGCGAAGAAGCCCATACCCGGACCAATCTGGATATCGAGCAGGGGCTGCGTCACGGCCTGCTGGAAGGTCAGTTCCGTCTGCACTACCAGCCTATCGTCGATACCCAGCAGGGCGACACCGTGGCCTGGGAAGCTCTGCTGCGCTGGCAGCATCCGCAACTGGGACTGTTGACGCCGGACGCCTTCCTTAAGCTGGCCGAACACAGTGGCCTGATTCTGCCGATGGGCCACTGGGTAATCGCCCAGGCGCTGGAGGCTGTCCAGCAGTGGCAGAACGCAGGCATCAATTGCCGACTGTCGATCAACCTGAGCGACCGCGAACTCAAGCAGCCGCGCTTTGCCGACCAACTGCGCCAGCTACTGACCAAAAGCAAAGTCGACCCGCGAATGGTTCAGCTCGAATTACGCGAAGAGGCCCTGCTCAAGCACGCCAGCCAGGCCAGCAAGCTGTGCAAGGGACTCAGTGAGCTGGGAGTCGATATCTGGCTTGATCACTTTGGTGAGGAATACGGAGCACTCGGCTATCTGGCCCGCCTGCCGATCAAGGGCATCAAGCTGGATACCCGGAGTATGCAGGACGGTAATGACAGCGAGTACGCCAACTATCTGCGCAATCTCATCAACTTGTCACGCGGAATGGGTAAACAGGTGACCGCCAACTTCGTGGAAAACGCCCAGTGTGCCAACCAGCTATCACACTGGGGCGGGCACTATCTGCAAGGTTACTGGATCGGCAAGCCGCGCCCGCTGGAGGAAGTGCTGGACCAGTCTCAGCCGCTGATCCTGTCCAGCACCTGA
- the lgt gene encoding prolipoprotein diacylglyceryl transferase, with protein MLAYPQIDPVALAIGPLQIHWYGLMYLIGIGGAWWLASRRWADFAPTWSREKLSDLVFWVALGVIAGGRLGYVLFYDLAAYINDPTLILQIWKGGMSFHGGLIGVLLAVAWFARRNGKRFFEVMDFVAPLVPIGLGAGRIGNFINAELWGKASDVPWAMVFPTDPLQLARHPSQLYQFALEGVALFAILWIYSRKPRPTMAVSGLFGVCYGVFRFIVEFVREPDAHIGYLAFDWFTMGQLLCIPMVVIGAGMIWFAYRREAKIA; from the coding sequence ATGCTGGCTTACCCGCAAATCGACCCGGTGGCTTTGGCTATTGGTCCGTTGCAGATTCACTGGTACGGTTTGATGTACCTGATCGGTATTGGTGGCGCCTGGTGGCTGGCATCGCGCCGCTGGGCCGATTTTGCCCCGACCTGGAGTCGGGAAAAGCTCTCCGATCTGGTGTTCTGGGTCGCGCTCGGGGTGATTGCCGGTGGGCGTTTGGGCTATGTGCTGTTCTACGATCTGGCGGCCTATATCAATGACCCGACGCTGATCCTGCAAATCTGGAAAGGCGGTATGTCGTTCCATGGTGGATTGATCGGGGTGTTGCTGGCGGTGGCCTGGTTTGCCCGGCGCAACGGCAAGCGCTTCTTTGAGGTAATGGACTTTGTTGCTCCGTTGGTGCCGATTGGCCTGGGCGCCGGGCGCATTGGCAACTTCATCAACGCCGAGCTGTGGGGCAAGGCCTCCGACGTGCCCTGGGCCATGGTGTTCCCGACCGACCCGCTGCAACTGGCGCGGCATCCCTCGCAGCTGTATCAGTTTGCCCTGGAAGGTGTGGCGCTGTTCGCCATTCTCTGGATCTACTCGCGCAAACCACGCCCGACCATGGCTGTCAGTGGGCTGTTTGGGGTGTGTTACGGGGTGTTCCGTTTTATCGTTGAATTTGTCCGAGAGCCGGACGCGCATATCGGCTACCTGGCCTTCGACTGGTTCACCATGGGTCAGTTGCTGTGCATTCCGATGGTCGTCATTGGTGCCGGGATGATCTGGTTCGCCTATCGCCGGGAGGCAAAAATCGCATGA
- a CDS encoding NRDE family protein, with the protein MCLIAFAWQVADQPLLLLGNRDEFHARPTRNAQFWEPEGHPELLAGKDLEAGGTWLGITRQGRFASLTNIRAPGARKGPLSRGALVLDYLTGQQSPAEYLQQVAMNAEQYAGFNLLVGDRQQLWHLNSRSGQAESLSPGIYALSNAGLNSPWPKLVALRQGLEARLHADDRQLLQLLADPRTYPDEQLPDTGISLEWERLLSAAFIVSAEYGTRASSLLRLKANGEVVFIEQRFGPEGVALGEQRWCFACKDQ; encoded by the coding sequence ATGTGCCTGATCGCCTTTGCCTGGCAAGTCGCCGACCAGCCGCTATTGCTGCTCGGCAACCGCGACGAATTTCATGCCCGCCCAACCCGGAATGCGCAGTTCTGGGAGCCGGAGGGTCACCCTGAGCTACTGGCCGGCAAGGACCTGGAGGCCGGTGGTACCTGGCTGGGCATTACCCGCCAGGGACGTTTCGCCAGCCTGACCAACATCCGGGCGCCGGGGGCGCGCAAAGGGCCGTTGTCACGCGGCGCACTGGTGCTGGACTACCTGACCGGCCAGCAATCACCGGCCGAGTATCTGCAACAGGTCGCCATGAATGCCGAACAATATGCCGGCTTCAACCTGCTGGTGGGCGACCGCCAGCAGCTCTGGCATCTGAATAGCCGCAGCGGTCAGGCCGAATCATTAAGTCCGGGCATCTACGCGCTGTCCAATGCCGGGCTGAACAGCCCCTGGCCAAAACTGGTCGCCTTGCGCCAGGGCCTGGAAGCCCGCCTGCATGCCGATGACCGGCAACTGCTGCAACTGCTTGCCGACCCACGCACCTACCCCGATGAACAACTGCCGGACACCGGTATCAGCCTGGAGTGGGAGCGGCTGCTGTCCGCCGCATTCATCGTCAGCGCCGAGTACGGCACCCGGGCCAGCAGTCTGCTGCGCCTTAAAGCCAATGGTGAAGTAGTGTTTATCGAGCAGCGCTTTGGCCCCGAGGGGGTTGCGCTGGGCGAGCAGCGTTGGTGTTTTGCCTGCAAAGACCAGTAG
- the ptsP gene encoding phosphoenolpyruvate--protein phosphotransferase, whose translation MLNTLRRIVQEVNAARDLPAALDIIVQRVREAMGTEVCSVYLLDPDTSRYVLMATEGLNKSAVGLVTLASNEGLIGYVGTREEPVNLEDAAVHPKFRYFAETGEERFASFLGVPIIHHRRVMGVLVVQQKARRQFDEGEESFLVTMSAQLAGVIAHAEATGAIRGLGWGGEVVQDTRFDGVPGAPGVAIGQAVVILPPADLNAVPDKPAVDIDAELALFRTALESVRRDMQTLSSKLASQLRPEELALFDVYLMMLDDAALGNEVVAIIRTGQWAQGALREVISDHVGRFELMDDPYLRERATDVKDLGRRILAYLQEAGRQDRVYPEQTILVSEEITPVMLGEVPKEKLVGLVSVLGSGSSHVAILARAMGVPTVMGAVDLPYTRVDGLELIVDGNHGEVYSNPSQELRRHYLELVREERELVQGLEKLREVPCITTDGHRMPLWVNTGLLADVARSLDRGAEGVGLYRTEVPFMIQDRFPSEKEQQATYREQLEAFHPLPVTMRSLDIGGDKALTYFPIKEDNPFLGWRGIRVTLDHPEIFLVQTRAMLKASHGLNNLRIMLPMISSIFEVEDALHLIHRAYSEVLDEGVDVPMPPVGVMIEVPAAVYQARELVQMVDFLSVGTNDLTQYLLAVDRNNPRVADLYHSLHPAVLQALVKVAHACRDAGKPMSVCGEMAGDPAAAVLLMAMGCDVLSMNATNLPKVKWLLRQISLEDAKALLDEVLLLDNPHLVQSTLHLALKNMGLGKVLSQR comes from the coding sequence ATGCTCAACACGCTGCGCCGGATTGTTCAGGAGGTCAACGCTGCCAGGGATCTGCCAGCGGCACTGGACATCATCGTGCAGCGTGTCAGAGAGGCCATGGGCACTGAAGTGTGCTCGGTCTACCTGCTTGATCCTGATACCTCCCGTTACGTATTGATGGCCACCGAGGGCCTGAACAAGAGTGCCGTCGGGCTGGTGACGCTGGCCAGCAACGAAGGTCTGATCGGTTACGTCGGCACCCGCGAAGAACCGGTCAACCTGGAAGATGCGGCGGTCCACCCGAAATTCCGTTATTTTGCCGAAACCGGTGAGGAACGCTTCGCCTCGTTTCTCGGGGTGCCGATCATTCACCACCGCCGGGTGATGGGTGTACTGGTTGTGCAGCAGAAGGCTCGCCGCCAGTTCGATGAAGGTGAAGAATCTTTCCTGGTCACCATGAGTGCCCAGTTGGCCGGGGTTATCGCCCATGCCGAGGCCACCGGCGCGATCCGTGGCCTGGGTTGGGGCGGCGAGGTGGTTCAGGACACCCGCTTTGACGGTGTACCCGGCGCCCCGGGCGTTGCCATTGGTCAGGCGGTGGTCATTCTGCCCCCGGCCGACCTGAATGCCGTGCCGGACAAACCAGCTGTCGATATTGATGCCGAACTGGCGCTGTTTCGCACTGCGCTGGAGTCGGTGCGCCGCGACATGCAGACGTTGTCGAGCAAGCTGGCCAGCCAGTTGCGCCCCGAGGAGCTGGCGCTGTTCGATGTGTACCTGATGATGCTGGACGACGCCGCGCTAGGTAATGAGGTGGTGGCGATCATTCGCACCGGTCAGTGGGCCCAGGGCGCGCTGCGTGAAGTGATCAGCGATCATGTCGGCCGCTTCGAATTGATGGATGACCCCTACCTGCGCGAACGCGCAACCGACGTCAAGGATCTGGGGCGGCGGATTCTTGCCTACCTGCAAGAAGCCGGGCGCCAGGATCGGGTCTACCCCGAGCAGACCATTCTGGTCAGTGAAGAGATTACCCCGGTCATGCTGGGCGAGGTGCCCAAGGAAAAACTGGTGGGCCTGGTTTCGGTACTGGGATCAGGCAGTTCGCACGTTGCCATTCTGGCCCGGGCGATGGGGGTTCCCACGGTTATGGGGGCGGTCGATCTGCCCTATACCAGGGTTGATGGTCTGGAACTGATCGTCGACGGCAACCACGGTGAGGTCTATTCCAACCCCTCGCAGGAGTTGCGCAGGCACTATCTGGAACTGGTGCGCGAAGAGCGCGAACTGGTGCAGGGCCTGGAGAAGCTGCGTGAGGTGCCGTGCATTACCACTGACGGCCATCGCATGCCGTTGTGGGTAAACACCGGCCTGCTGGCCGATGTCGCCCGCTCGCTGGATCGCGGTGCCGAAGGGGTAGGGCTGTACCGCACCGAAGTACCGTTCATGATTCAGGACCGCTTCCCCAGCGAAAAAGAGCAGCAGGCGACCTATCGTGAGCAGTTGGAAGCCTTCCATCCGCTGCCGGTGACCATGCGTTCTCTGGATATTGGTGGTGACAAGGCGTTGACCTATTTTCCGATCAAGGAAGACAACCCCTTCCTTGGCTGGCGGGGGATCCGGGTTACCCTGGATCACCCGGAAATTTTTCTGGTTCAGACCCGGGCCATGCTCAAGGCCAGTCATGGGCTGAACAATCTGCGAATCATGCTGCCGATGATCAGCAGTATCTTCGAAGTCGAGGATGCACTGCATCTGATCCACCGGGCCTACAGCGAAGTGCTGGATGAGGGCGTGGATGTGCCCATGCCACCGGTCGGGGTGATGATCGAAGTGCCAGCAGCGGTCTACCAGGCCCGTGAATTGGTGCAGATGGTCGATTTTCTCTCGGTTGGCACCAATGACCTGACCCAATATCTGCTGGCGGTTGACCGCAACAACCCGCGCGTTGCCGATCTTTATCACTCCCTGCATCCTGCGGTGCTGCAGGCGCTGGTTAAGGTGGCTCATGCCTGCCGCGATGCCGGCAAGCCGATGAGCGTCTGCGGTGAGATGGCCGGTGACCCGGCTGCGGCAGTGCTGCTGATGGCGATGGGTTGTGATGTGCTGTCGATGAATGCCACCAACCTGCCCAAGGTGAAGTGGCTGCTACGGCAAATCAGCCTGGAAGACGCCAAGGCGCTGCTGGATGAAGTGCTGCTGCTGGACAACCCGCATCTGGTGCAAAGTACCCTGCATCTGGCGCTCAAGAACATGGGGCTGGGCAAGGTGCTCAGTCAGCGCTGA
- a CDS encoding RNA pyrophosphohydrolase: protein MIDPDGFRPNVGIILTNGLGQVLWARRIGQDAWQFPQGGIQRHESPEQALYRELHEEVGLLPEDVEILGCTRGWLRYRLPQRLIRNHSQPVCVGQKQKWFLLRLTANEEQVCMTKTAKPEFDGWRWVSYWYPLGQVVAFKRDVYRRAMKELAPRLQISGLPGC from the coding sequence GTGATCGATCCTGATGGTTTTCGTCCCAATGTAGGCATCATCCTGACCAATGGGTTGGGGCAGGTGCTTTGGGCCAGGCGGATCGGCCAGGATGCCTGGCAGTTCCCGCAGGGCGGAATCCAACGCCATGAATCCCCCGAACAGGCCCTGTATCGGGAGTTGCATGAAGAGGTAGGGCTGCTGCCCGAGGATGTCGAAATCCTCGGTTGCACCCGTGGCTGGTTGCGTTACCGGCTACCGCAACGCTTGATTCGCAATCACTCCCAGCCGGTCTGTGTGGGTCAGAAGCAAAAGTGGTTCCTGCTGCGTCTGACCGCCAACGAAGAACAGGTGTGCATGACCAAGACCGCCAAGCCCGAGTTCGACGGCTGGCGCTGGGTCAGTTATTGGTATCCGCTCGGCCAGGTGGTGGCGTTCAAGCGTGATGTCTACCGTCGGGCCATGAAAGAACTGGCGCCCCGGCTACAGATCAGCGGCTTGCCGGGGTGCTGA
- a CDS encoding dihydrofolate reductase: MSSPRIALIAALASNRVIGIDNQLPWHLPEDLKYFRAQTWGKPIIMGRKTFDSLGRPLPGRTNIVVSHQSALQLPGAVVVTSPQQALEVARRQAELDAVDEVMVIGGEMLYREMLDLADRLYLTRVELSPQGDAWFPQIPEGDWSLVEQRDVPAGPDYPAHSYQVLDRISG; encoded by the coding sequence ATGAGTAGTCCACGCATCGCACTGATTGCCGCACTGGCGAGCAACCGGGTGATCGGTATCGACAACCAGTTGCCCTGGCATCTGCCGGAGGATCTGAAATACTTTCGGGCGCAGACCTGGGGCAAGCCGATCATCATGGGGCGCAAAACCTTTGACTCGCTGGGGCGGCCCTTGCCGGGACGCACCAACATCGTTGTCAGTCACCAGTCGGCTTTGCAGTTGCCCGGCGCTGTGGTGGTTACCAGCCCGCAGCAGGCGCTTGAGGTGGCGCGGCGACAGGCCGAGCTGGATGCGGTCGACGAGGTTATGGTGATTGGCGGTGAGATGCTGTATCGCGAGATGCTCGATCTGGCCGACCGGCTGTATCTGACCCGGGTCGAGCTGAGTCCGCAGGGCGATGCCTGGTTTCCACAGATCCCTGAGGGGGATTGGTCACTGGTTGAGCAGCGGGATGTACCGGCCGGCCCGGACTATCCCGCTCACAGCTATCAGGTGCTGGACAGGATCAGCGGCTGA
- a CDS encoding thymidylate synthase → MKQYLDLMRRVRETGTFKSDRTGTGTYSVFGHQMRFDLSEGFPLVTTKKCHLKSIIHELLWFLKGDTNIAYLKQHGVSIWDEWADDDGNLGPVYGYQWRSWPAPNGEAIDQISKLLQMIRSNPDSRRLIVSAWNPALVDDMALPPCHALFQFYVADGKLSCQLYQRSADIFLGVPFNIASYALLTLMIAQVCDLQPGEFIWTGGDCHLYANHLEQTDLQLSREPLPLPTMRLNPGVRDLFTFTFEDFTLENYQCHPHIKAPVAV, encoded by the coding sequence ATGAAACAGTATCTGGATCTGATGCGCCGGGTGCGTGAAACCGGCACCTTCAAGAGTGACCGCACCGGCACTGGCACCTACAGTGTGTTCGGCCATCAGATGCGTTTTGATCTCAGTGAAGGCTTTCCGCTGGTCACCACCAAGAAGTGCCACCTCAAATCGATCATTCATGAGCTGTTGTGGTTTCTCAAGGGCGACACCAACATCGCCTACTTGAAACAGCACGGGGTATCGATCTGGGATGAGTGGGCCGACGACGACGGCAATCTCGGGCCGGTCTATGGCTACCAGTGGCGTAGCTGGCCGGCGCCCAACGGCGAGGCTATCGACCAGATCAGCAAGCTGTTGCAGATGATCCGCAGCAATCCGGATTCACGTCGACTAATCGTCTCGGCCTGGAACCCGGCGCTGGTGGACGACATGGCGCTGCCGCCCTGTCATGCACTGTTCCAGTTCTATGTTGCCGACGGCAAGCTCAGCTGCCAGTTGTACCAGCGCTCAGCCGATATCTTCCTCGGTGTGCCGTTCAATATCGCCAGCTATGCGTTGCTGACGCTGATGATTGCTCAGGTCTGCGACCTGCAGCCGGGCGAGTTCATCTGGACCGGCGGTGACTGCCATCTGTACGCCAATCACCTGGAGCAGACCGATCTGCAGTTAAGTCGCGAGCCGCTGCCGCTGCCGACCATGCGCCTGAATCCCGGGGTGCGCGACCTGTTTACCTTCACCTTCGAGGACTTCACTCTGGAGAACTACCAGTGCCATCCGCATATCAAGGCGCCGGTGGCGGTATGA
- a CDS encoding sulfite exporter TauE/SafE family protein gives MEFLIYLVLGACAGVLAGLFGVGGGIIIVPVLVYSFTLQGFAPEVMTHMAVGTSLATIAFTSLNAIRTHHRKGAVLWPVFVWMTFGILLGTVLGALTAALISGPALQKIIGVFAIVMAIQMGFELKPKASQAVPGRAGLTGVGGVIGWASAIFGIGGGSLTVPFLVWRSVPMQQAVATSSACGLPIAVAGSLSFIWTGWAKAGLPDWSLGFVYLPALVGIAATSMLFAGYGALLAHKLSQRLLKRLFALLLFCVGINFLM, from the coding sequence GTGGAGTTTCTGATTTATCTGGTGCTGGGCGCCTGTGCCGGAGTGCTGGCCGGCCTGTTCGGCGTGGGCGGCGGGATAATCATTGTGCCGGTGCTGGTGTACAGCTTTACTCTTCAGGGCTTTGCGCCTGAAGTCATGACCCACATGGCCGTGGGGACCTCGCTGGCGACCATTGCCTTCACCTCGCTCAACGCCATTCGTACCCATCATCGCAAGGGTGCTGTGCTGTGGCCGGTGTTCGTCTGGATGACGTTTGGAATTTTGCTGGGTACCGTGCTGGGTGCGCTGACCGCTGCGCTGATCAGTGGCCCGGCATTGCAGAAGATCATTGGCGTATTCGCCATCGTCATGGCCATCCAGATGGGCTTTGAACTCAAGCCCAAGGCCAGTCAGGCCGTGCCGGGGCGGGCTGGACTGACCGGCGTGGGCGGGGTCATCGGCTGGGCCTCGGCGATTTTCGGGATTGGCGGTGGCTCGCTGACCGTGCCTTTCCTGGTCTGGCGCAGCGTGCCGATGCAGCAGGCGGTGGCGACCTCTTCGGCCTGCGGTCTGCCAATCGCCGTTGCAGGTTCGCTGAGCTTCATCTGGACAGGCTGGGCCAAGGCCGGCTTGCCGGATTGGAGTCTGGGCTTCGTGTATCTGCCGGCGCTGGTCGGGATCGCCGCCACCAGCATGTTGTTCGCTGGTTACGGAGCTTTGTTGGCACACAAGTTGTCACAACGTTTGCTCAAGCGTCTGTTTGCCCTTCTGCTATTTTGCGTGGGCATCAACTTTCTCATGTAG